The following are from one region of the Acanthopagrus latus isolate v.2019 chromosome 2, fAcaLat1.1, whole genome shotgun sequence genome:
- the rnf7 gene encoding RING-box protein 2 — protein sequence MDDGDEPGIVLSHNTSSGSKSGGDKMFSLKKWNAVAMWSWDVECDTCAICRVQVMDACLRCQAENKQEDCVVVWGECNHSFHNCCMSLWVKQNNRCPLCQQDWVVQRIGK from the exons ATGGATGACGGTGACGAGCCGGGTATAGTCCTCTCTCACAACACTTCTTCAGGCTCTAAGTCCGGCGGGGACAAGATGTTTTCCTTAAAGAAGTGGAACGCCGTAGCTATGTGGAGCTGGGACGTGGAGTGTGACACCTGTGCCATTTGTCGGGTACAAGTGATGG ACGCTTGTCTCCGGTGCCAGGcggaaaacaaacaggaggactGTGTTG TCGTGTGGGGAGAGTGCAACCACTCCTTCCATAACTGCTGCATGTCCCTCTGGGTGAAGCAGAACAATCGCTGCCCCCTCTGCCAGCAGGACTGGGTGGTTCAGAGAATCGGCAAATAA